A window of Choloepus didactylus isolate mChoDid1 chromosome 23, mChoDid1.pri, whole genome shotgun sequence contains these coding sequences:
- the P2RX2 gene encoding P2X purinoceptor 2 isoform X2 — protein MAEPTSPRWAAGARRLARGCWSTLWDYETSKVVVVKNRRLGIVYRAVQLLILLYFVWYVFIVQKSYQDSETGPESSVITKVKGITTSEHKVWDVEEYVKPPEGGSVFSIITRIEVTPFQTLGTCPESIRVSNATCHSDDDCVAGELDMLGNGLRTGRCVPYYHGAAKTCEVSGWCPVEDGASVSQFLGKMAPNFTILIKNSIHYPKFQFSKGNIADRPDSYLKHCTFDERSDPYCPIFKLGFIVEQAGENFTELAQKGGVIGVIINWNCDLDLAASKCNPKYSFRRLDPKHVLASSGYNFRFAKYYKANGTTTRTLIKAYGIRIDVIVHGQAGKFSLIPTIINLATALTSIGVGSFLCDWILLTFMNKNKVYSHKKFDKMAAGPEQSPGQGLSASEPPHQGSVPTDPKGLAQL, from the exons ATGGCGGAGCCCACGTCTCCCCGCTGGGCGGCCGGGGCGCGGCGCCTGGCCCGGGGCTGCTGGTCGACGCTCTGGGACTACGAGACCtccaaggtggtggtggtgaagaacCGGCGCCTGGGCATCGTCTACCGCGCCGTGCAGCTGCTCATCCTGCTCTACTTCGTGTG GTACGTGTTCATCGTGCAGAAAAGCTACCAGGACAGCGAGACAGGCCCGGAAAGCTCCGTCATCACCAAGGTCAAAGGCATCACCACGTCGGAGCACAAAGTGTGGGACGTGGAGGAGTACGTGAAGCCCCCCGAG GGGGGCAGCGTGTTCAGCATCATCACCAGAATTGAGGTCACCCCCTTCCAGACCCTCGGAACCTGCCCTGAG AGCATAAGGGTCAGCAACGCCACCTGCCACTCGGACGATGACTGTGTGGCCGGGGAGCTGGACATGCTGGGAAACG GGCTGCGGACGGGGCGCTGCGTACCCTACTACCACGGGGCCGCCAAGACATGTGAGGTGTCCGGCTGGTGCCCCGTGGAAGACGGAGCCTCCGTCAG CCAATTTCTGGGTAAAATGGCCCCCAATTTCACCATCCTCATCAAGAACAGCATCCACTACCCTAAATTCCAGTTCTCCAA GGGCAACATTGCCGACAGGCCAGACAGCTACCTGAAGCACTGCACATTCGATGAGCGCTCGGACCCCTACTGCCCCATCTTCAAGCTGGGCTTCATCGTGGAGCAGGCTGGGGAGAACTTCACGGAGCTTGCCCAGAAG GGAGGAGTCATTGGGGTCATCATCAACTGGAACTGTGACCTGGACCTGGCGGCCTCCAAGTGCAACCCCAAGTACTCCTTCCGGAGGCTCGACCCCAAGCATGTCCTAGCCTCATCCGGCTACAACTTCAG GTTTGCCAAGTACTACAAGGCAAATGGCACCACCACTCGCACTCTCATCAAAGCCTACGGGATCCGCATCGACGTCATTGTGCACGGGCAG GCAGGGAAGTTCAGCCTGATCCCCACCATCATCAACCTGGCCACGGCACTGACCTCCATCGGGGTG GGCTCCTTCCTATGTGACTGGATCTTGCTCACCTTCATGAACAAAAACAAGGTCTACAGCCACAAGAAGTTTGACAAG ATGGCAGCCGGCCCTGAGCAGAGTCCAGGACAAGGGCTTTCTGCCTCCGAGCCTCCCCACCAGGGCTCCGTGCCCACGGACCCCAAAGGCCTGGCCCAGCTCTGA
- the P2RX2 gene encoding P2X purinoceptor 2 isoform X1 produces MAEPTSPRWAAGARRLARGCWSTLWDYETSKVVVVKNRRLGIVYRAVQLLILLYFVWYVFIVQKSYQDSETGPESSVITKVKGITTSEHKVWDVEEYVKPPEGGSVFSIITRIEVTPFQTLGTCPESIRVSNATCHSDDDCVAGELDMLGNGLRTGRCVPYYHGAAKTCEVSGWCPVEDGASVSQFLGKMAPNFTILIKNSIHYPKFQFSKPDSYLKHCTFDERSDPYCPIFKLGFIVEQAGENFTELAQKGGVIGVIINWNCDLDLAASKCNPKYSFRRLDPKHVLASSGYNFRFAKYYKANGTTTRTLIKAYGIRIDVIVHGQAGKFSLIPTIINLATALTSIGVGSFLCDWILLTFMNKNKVYSHKKFDKVCTPGRSSASWPVTLALVLGQAPPPPRPADRPPSPPSGQAGRSRGEGQS; encoded by the exons ATGGCGGAGCCCACGTCTCCCCGCTGGGCGGCCGGGGCGCGGCGCCTGGCCCGGGGCTGCTGGTCGACGCTCTGGGACTACGAGACCtccaaggtggtggtggtgaagaacCGGCGCCTGGGCATCGTCTACCGCGCCGTGCAGCTGCTCATCCTGCTCTACTTCGTGTG GTACGTGTTCATCGTGCAGAAAAGCTACCAGGACAGCGAGACAGGCCCGGAAAGCTCCGTCATCACCAAGGTCAAAGGCATCACCACGTCGGAGCACAAAGTGTGGGACGTGGAGGAGTACGTGAAGCCCCCCGAG GGGGGCAGCGTGTTCAGCATCATCACCAGAATTGAGGTCACCCCCTTCCAGACCCTCGGAACCTGCCCTGAG AGCATAAGGGTCAGCAACGCCACCTGCCACTCGGACGATGACTGTGTGGCCGGGGAGCTGGACATGCTGGGAAACG GGCTGCGGACGGGGCGCTGCGTACCCTACTACCACGGGGCCGCCAAGACATGTGAGGTGTCCGGCTGGTGCCCCGTGGAAGACGGAGCCTCCGTCAG CCAATTTCTGGGTAAAATGGCCCCCAATTTCACCATCCTCATCAAGAACAGCATCCACTACCCTAAATTCCAGTTCTCCAA GCCAGACAGCTACCTGAAGCACTGCACATTCGATGAGCGCTCGGACCCCTACTGCCCCATCTTCAAGCTGGGCTTCATCGTGGAGCAGGCTGGGGAGAACTTCACGGAGCTTGCCCAGAAG GGAGGAGTCATTGGGGTCATCATCAACTGGAACTGTGACCTGGACCTGGCGGCCTCCAAGTGCAACCCCAAGTACTCCTTCCGGAGGCTCGACCCCAAGCATGTCCTAGCCTCATCCGGCTACAACTTCAG GTTTGCCAAGTACTACAAGGCAAATGGCACCACCACTCGCACTCTCATCAAAGCCTACGGGATCCGCATCGACGTCATTGTGCACGGGCAG GCAGGGAAGTTCAGCCTGATCCCCACCATCATCAACCTGGCCACGGCACTGACCTCCATCGGGGTG GGCTCCTTCCTATGTGACTGGATCTTGCTCACCTTCATGAACAAAAACAAGGTCTACAGCCACAAGAAGTTTGACAAGGTGTGTACGCCGGGGCGCTCCTCGGCCAGCTGGCCTGTGACCCTGGCTCTGGTGCTgggccaggccccgcccccgccccgccccgcggaCCGACCACCCAGCCCTCCCTCGGGACAGGCGGGCCGCTCGCGGGGAGAGGGGCAGAGCTAG